A genomic window from Rhizobium sp. 007 includes:
- a CDS encoding microcin C ABC transporter permease YejB — translation MGAYVLRRLLLMIPTIIGIMAISFTVIQFAPGGPVEQVIAQLTGQADGADQRLSGGGDAGQQFDDSGSSYRGAQGLDPELIAKLEKQFGFDKPPLTRFLEMMWNYIRFDFGESFFRNTSVLDLIKEKLPVSVSLGIWIMIFSYAISIPLGIRKAVKDGSTFDVWTSGVIIVGYAVPSFLFGILLIVLFAGGSFYDWFPLRGLVSDNFDQLAWWQKPLDYFWHLTLPLISLSLSAFATTTLLTKNSFIEEIKKQYVTTARAKGLNERQVLYGHVFRNAMLIIIASFPGAFISAFFTGSLLIENIFSLDGLGRLGYLSVVNRDYPIVFATLYIFSLLGLFVSLLSDLIYTWIDPRIDFERRDV, via the coding sequence ATGGGAGCTTACGTACTTCGACGCCTGCTTCTGATGATACCGACGATTATCGGCATCATGGCAATTTCGTTTACAGTCATCCAGTTCGCACCGGGCGGCCCTGTCGAGCAGGTCATCGCGCAGTTGACCGGCCAGGCAGATGGTGCCGACCAGCGCCTCTCCGGCGGCGGGGATGCCGGACAGCAGTTCGATGACAGTGGTTCCAGTTACCGCGGCGCCCAGGGCCTGGATCCGGAACTGATCGCCAAGCTCGAGAAGCAGTTCGGCTTCGACAAGCCGCCGCTGACGCGCTTTCTGGAAATGATGTGGAACTACATCCGTTTCGATTTCGGCGAGAGCTTCTTCCGCAATACCTCCGTGCTCGATCTGATCAAGGAAAAGCTGCCGGTCTCGGTCTCGCTCGGCATCTGGATCATGATCTTTTCGTATGCCATCTCCATTCCGCTTGGCATCCGCAAGGCGGTGAAGGATGGCTCGACCTTCGACGTGTGGACGTCCGGCGTCATTATCGTCGGTTACGCCGTGCCGAGCTTCCTATTCGGTATCCTGCTGATCGTGCTTTTCGCCGGCGGCTCGTTCTATGACTGGTTTCCGCTCCGCGGACTGGTGTCGGATAACTTCGACCAACTCGCCTGGTGGCAAAAGCCGCTCGATTATTTCTGGCACCTGACGCTGCCACTGATCTCGCTCTCGCTTTCCGCCTTCGCGACGACGACACTGCTGACGAAGAATTCCTTCATCGAGGAGATCAAGAAGCAATACGTCACGACCGCCCGAGCCAAGGGGTTGAATGAGCGGCAGGTGCTTTATGGTCATGTCTTCCGCAATGCCATGCTGATCATTATCGCCAGTTTTCCGGGCGCCTTCATTTCCGCCTTCTTCACCGGTTCGCTGCTGATCGAGAATATCTTCTCGCTCGACGGACTCGGCCGCCTCGGCTATCTCTCGGTCGTCAATCGCGATTATCCCATCGTCTTTGCGACACTCTATATCTTCTCGCTGCTTGGCCTTTTCGTCAGCCTGCTCTCCGACCTGATCTATACCTGGATCGACCCGCGCATCGATTTCGAGCGGAGGGATGTCTGA
- a CDS encoding ABC transporter permease, producing MDTAANPTSVTPVKPPRKGLLSPTNIRRWRNFKANRRGYWSFWLFMVLFVLTLFSEFIANDKPIIASYKGEILFPVLVDYPEEKFGGFLAETDYRSDVIADEIKANGWMIWPPIHYSYRSVNSNIPHSAPTPPFWLMSKEERCSGYPQGVNDPDCNYGNLNWLGTDDQARDVLARIIYGFRVSVLFGLVLTICSAVVGVTAGAVQGYFGGWTDLLLQRFIEIWSSMPVLYILLIIAAILPPGFFVLLGIMLLFSWVGFVGVVRAEFLRARNFEYVRAARALGVNNRTIMWRHMLPNAMVATLTFLPFILSGSITTLTSLDFLGFGMPPGSPSLGEMIAQGKANLQAPWLGLAAFFTMSIMLSLLIFIGEAVRDAFDPRKTFA from the coding sequence ATGGATACGGCTGCCAATCCGACGTCTGTCACGCCAGTCAAGCCGCCGCGCAAGGGCCTGCTTTCCCCAACGAACATCCGCCGCTGGCGGAATTTCAAGGCAAACCGACGCGGCTACTGGTCTTTCTGGCTGTTCATGGTGCTGTTCGTCCTCACCCTGTTTTCGGAATTCATCGCCAACGACAAGCCGATCATCGCATCCTACAAGGGTGAAATCCTGTTTCCGGTGCTGGTGGATTATCCGGAGGAAAAGTTCGGCGGCTTCCTGGCGGAAACGGATTACCGCTCCGATGTGATCGCCGATGAGATCAAAGCCAATGGCTGGATGATCTGGCCGCCGATCCATTATTCCTATCGATCGGTGAATTCCAACATCCCGCATTCCGCGCCGACGCCGCCGTTCTGGCTGATGAGCAAGGAGGAGCGCTGCTCCGGCTATCCGCAAGGCGTCAACGACCCCGATTGCAACTACGGCAATCTCAACTGGCTCGGAACCGACGACCAGGCGCGCGACGTGCTGGCGCGTATCATCTACGGGTTTCGCGTTTCCGTGCTCTTCGGCTTGGTATTGACCATCTGCTCGGCAGTTGTCGGCGTAACGGCCGGCGCCGTGCAAGGCTATTTCGGCGGTTGGACGGACCTGCTTCTGCAGCGCTTCATCGAGATATGGTCGTCGATGCCTGTGCTCTACATCTTGCTGATCATCGCCGCGATCCTGCCGCCGGGCTTTTTTGTGCTGCTCGGCATCATGCTCCTCTTCTCCTGGGTGGGGTTCGTCGGTGTCGTGCGCGCGGAGTTCTTGCGCGCCCGCAACTTCGAATATGTCCGCGCCGCCCGCGCGCTCGGTGTCAATAACCGGACGATCATGTGGCGCCATATGCTGCCGAACGCCATGGTGGCGACCCTGACGTTCCTGCCCTTCATCCTGTCCGGCTCGATCACGACGCTCACTTCGCTCGACTTCCTGGGCTTCGGCATGCCGCCCGGCTCGCCGTCGCTCGGCGAGATGATCGCGCAGGGCAAGGCCAATCTTCAGGCGCCATGGCTGGGGCTGGCGGCCTTCTTCACCATGTCGATCATGCTTTCCCTGCTGATCTTCATCGGCGAGGCCGTGCGCGACGCGTTTGACCCGAGAAAGACCTTCGCATGA
- a CDS encoding ABC transporter ATP-binding protein — MSQMPEPLLSVRDLSVAFHQSGETSLAVDRISFDIKKGEVVALVGESGSGKSVSANSILRLLPYPAASHPTGEIFFKGKDLLKASEKALREVRGNDITMIFQEPMTSLNPLHTIEKQIAEILDLHQGVTGQAARTRVLELLNQVGIREPEKRLKAYPHELSGGQRQRVMIAMALANRPELLIADEPTTALDVTVQAQILDLLRKLKGAHGMSLLFITHDLGIVRKFADRVCVMTKGRIVETGTVEEVFSNPKHDYTRHLLAAEPRGEPPVADPSKPLVMEGSDIRVWFPIKAGLMRRVVDHVKAVDGIDLSLRAGQTLGVVGESGSGKTTLGLALTRLISSKGRISFVGKDIADFSFTEMRPLRNQLQVVFQDPYGSLSPRMSVGDIIAEGLKVHERSQSHEERDQRVCWALEEVGLDPLTRWRYPHEFSGGQRQRIAIARAMVLKPRFVMLDEPTSALDMSVQAQVVDLLRDLQKKHDLAYLFISHDLKVVKALANDVIVMRFGKVVEQGPSAEIFRAPKDDYTKALMAAAFNIEAVPTPAVQQ, encoded by the coding sequence ATGAGCCAGATGCCTGAACCACTTCTGTCCGTCCGCGATCTTTCCGTCGCCTTCCATCAAAGCGGTGAAACATCGCTGGCTGTCGATCGCATCTCCTTCGACATCAAGAAGGGCGAGGTCGTCGCGCTGGTCGGCGAATCCGGGTCGGGCAAGTCCGTCTCCGCAAATTCCATCCTGCGGCTTTTGCCTTATCCTGCAGCAAGCCATCCGACTGGCGAAATCTTCTTCAAGGGCAAGGATTTACTCAAGGCATCGGAGAAGGCGCTGCGCGAGGTGCGCGGCAACGACATCACGATGATCTTCCAGGAGCCGATGACCTCGCTCAATCCGCTTCACACGATCGAAAAGCAGATCGCCGAAATCCTCGATCTGCACCAGGGCGTGACGGGCCAGGCGGCCCGCACGCGGGTGCTGGAACTCTTGAACCAAGTCGGCATCCGCGAGCCGGAAAAGCGGCTGAAAGCCTATCCGCACGAGCTTTCCGGCGGCCAGCGCCAGCGCGTCATGATCGCGATGGCACTCGCCAACCGGCCCGAACTGCTGATCGCCGACGAGCCGACGACGGCGCTCGATGTCACGGTCCAGGCACAGATATTGGACCTGCTGCGCAAGCTGAAAGGCGCGCACGGCATGTCGCTGCTCTTCATCACCCATGATCTCGGCATCGTCCGCAAATTCGCTGATCGCGTCTGCGTCATGACCAAAGGCAGGATTGTCGAGACGGGCACGGTCGAAGAGGTCTTCAGCAATCCGAAGCATGACTACACGCGCCATCTGCTCGCCGCGGAGCCGCGCGGCGAGCCACCTGTTGCCGATCCGTCCAAGCCGTTGGTGATGGAGGGCTCCGACATCCGGGTCTGGTTCCCGATCAAGGCCGGATTGATGCGCAGGGTTGTTGACCATGTGAAGGCTGTCGACGGCATCGATCTCTCGCTGCGCGCCGGCCAGACGCTCGGGGTTGTCGGCGAATCCGGCTCGGGCAAGACGACGCTTGGCCTGGCGCTCACCCGGCTGATTTCCTCCAAGGGGCGCATCAGCTTCGTCGGCAAGGATATAGCGGACTTTTCGTTCACCGAAATGCGGCCGCTGCGCAACCAGCTTCAGGTCGTATTCCAGGATCCTTACGGCTCGCTCAGTCCGCGCATGTCGGTCGGAGATATCATCGCGGAAGGGCTGAAAGTGCATGAGCGCTCGCAGTCGCATGAAGAACGGGACCAGCGCGTCTGCTGGGCGCTGGAAGAGGTTGGCCTCGACCCGCTGACCCGCTGGCGCTATCCGCACGAATTCTCCGGCGGCCAGCGTCAGCGTATCGCGATTGCCCGCGCCATGGTGCTGAAGCCGCGCTTCGTCATGCTCGACGAGCCGACATCGGCGCTCGACATGAGCGTCCAAGCGCAGGTCGTCGATCTGTTGCGCGACCTGCAAAAGAAGCACGATCTGGCCTACCTCTTCATCAGCCACGACCTGAAGGTCGTCAAGGCGCTCGCCAACGACGTCATCGTCATGCGTTTCGGCAAGGTGGTGGAGCAGGGGCCGTCTGCAGAAATTTTTCGCGCGCCGAAAGACGACTACACCAAGGCGCTGATGGCAGCCGCTTTCAATATCGAGGCAGTGCCGACGCCTGCCGTCCAGCAGTAA
- a CDS encoding glyoxylate/hydroxypyruvate reductase A: protein MPARPPVLIDLKFNPEGIARILKTAFPDRGSINLADPAAKSRDLSAIDYALLWKPDTDLFERAPNLKVIFSGGAGVDSFMNLSGLPDVPIVRFVDSSLTVRMSEWVVLQCLMHLRQQREHDRHQRDRIWSQMAPPEAAEITVGVMGLGVLGQDAVRKLKVMGFNVIGWSRSRKRLEGIETFDASELDTFLSKTDFLVGLLPLTPETTGLYNARLFAKLRRGGALGKPVFINAGRGRSQVQRDIVAAIESGVLGGASLDVFEVEPLPADDPLWGLECVFITPHDAAISEENALFRHVEAQIARYERGQSLEFVVDRKAGY from the coding sequence ATGCCCGCAAGACCTCCTGTTCTCATCGATTTGAAGTTCAACCCCGAAGGCATCGCCCGTATTCTGAAAACCGCCTTTCCGGATCGAGGCAGCATCAATCTTGCCGATCCGGCGGCCAAAAGCCGCGATTTGAGCGCGATCGACTATGCGTTGCTATGGAAGCCGGATACCGACCTGTTCGAACGCGCACCGAACTTGAAGGTCATCTTCTCGGGCGGTGCCGGCGTCGATAGCTTCATGAACCTTTCGGGGTTGCCGGACGTGCCGATCGTTCGCTTCGTCGACAGCAGCCTGACGGTTCGCATGAGCGAATGGGTGGTGCTGCAGTGCCTGATGCACCTGCGCCAGCAGCGCGAACATGACCGGCATCAGCGCGATCGGATCTGGAGCCAGATGGCGCCGCCGGAAGCTGCGGAAATCACCGTTGGCGTTATGGGACTTGGGGTATTGGGGCAGGATGCCGTTCGCAAGCTGAAGGTCATGGGCTTCAACGTCATTGGCTGGTCGCGAAGCCGCAAACGGCTTGAGGGGATCGAAACCTTCGATGCAAGCGAACTCGATACCTTCCTGTCGAAGACCGATTTCCTCGTTGGCCTGCTGCCGCTAACGCCGGAAACCACGGGCCTTTATAATGCGCGGCTGTTTGCGAAGCTCCGTCGGGGCGGTGCACTCGGAAAGCCGGTCTTCATCAATGCCGGCCGCGGCAGGAGCCAGGTGCAACGCGACATCGTTGCGGCGATTGAAAGCGGTGTGCTCGGCGGCGCATCGCTCGACGTCTTCGAGGTCGAGCCGCTTCCGGCGGACGATCCGCTCTGGGGTTTGGAGTGTGTCTTCATAACCCCGCATGATGCCGCAATCTCCGAAGAGAATGCGCTCTTCCGCCATGTCGAGGCACAGATCGCCCGCTACGAGCGCGGTCAGTCGCTGGAGTTCGTGGTGGACCGGAAGGCAGGCTACTAA
- the pncB gene encoding nicotinate phosphoribosyltransferase produces MAKTDIARRVYNHAWKLDPIVRSLIDTDFYKLLMLQMIWKLYPDVSTTFTLINRTKRVRLAEEIDEGELRAQLDHARTLRLSKKEMIWLAGNSFYGRAQIFEPEFLAWLSHFQLPEYELSKKDGQYVLDFHGSWKETTMWEIPALAIINEMRSRSAMKALGPFTLDVLYARAKAKMWAKVERLRELPGLRISDFGTRRRHSFLWQRWCVEALKEGIGPAFTGTSNVLLAMDSDLEAVGTNAHELPMVAAALADTDEELRNAPYKILRDWNRLYGGNLLIVLPDAFGTAAFLRDAPEWVADWTGFRPDSAPPIEGGEKIIDWWKKMGRDPRQKLLIFSDGLDVDAIIDTYKHFEGRVRMSFGWGTNLTNDFAGCAPTEISGLNPISIVCKVSEANGRPAVKLSDNPHKATGDPKEVERYLKFFGAEDRTEQTVLV; encoded by the coding sequence ATGGCCAAGACAGATATTGCAAGGCGCGTTTACAATCACGCCTGGAAGCTTGATCCCATCGTCCGTAGCCTCATCGATACGGACTTCTACAAGCTTCTGATGCTGCAAATGATCTGGAAGCTTTATCCGGATGTCAGCACCACATTCACGCTCATCAACCGCACCAAGCGCGTCCGTCTCGCCGAGGAGATCGACGAGGGGGAACTGCGCGCTCAGCTCGATCATGCCCGCACGCTGCGGCTCTCCAAGAAGGAGATGATCTGGCTCGCCGGTAACAGTTTTTATGGCCGTGCGCAGATTTTCGAGCCGGAGTTCCTCGCCTGGCTATCTCATTTCCAGCTGCCGGAATACGAGCTGTCGAAGAAGGACGGCCAGTACGTGCTCGATTTCCATGGCTCGTGGAAAGAGACGACGATGTGGGAAATCCCGGCGCTTGCGATTATCAACGAGATGCGCTCGCGTTCGGCGATGAAGGCGCTCGGACCCTTCACGCTTGATGTGCTTTATGCACGTGCCAAAGCCAAGATGTGGGCAAAGGTAGAGCGGCTGCGCGAATTGCCTGGCCTGCGTATCTCCGATTTCGGCACACGCCGCCGCCACAGCTTTCTGTGGCAACGCTGGTGCGTTGAGGCACTGAAGGAAGGTATCGGCCCTGCTTTCACCGGCACAAGCAATGTATTGCTCGCTATGGATTCCGATTTGGAAGCGGTAGGAACGAACGCCCACGAGCTGCCGATGGTAGCCGCCGCACTTGCCGACACCGACGAGGAGTTGCGCAACGCGCCCTACAAGATCCTGCGGGATTGGAACAGGCTCTACGGCGGCAACCTCTTGATCGTCCTGCCGGATGCCTTCGGCACCGCGGCCTTCCTGCGTGACGCGCCCGAGTGGGTCGCTGATTGGACCGGCTTCCGCCCGGACAGTGCGCCGCCGATCGAGGGCGGCGAGAAGATCATCGATTGGTGGAAGAAAATGGGCCGCGATCCGCGCCAGAAGCTGCTGATTTTCTCGGATGGACTCGATGTTGACGCGATCATCGATACCTACAAGCACTTCGAGGGCCGTGTTCGCATGAGCTTCGGCTGGGGCACCAACCTGACCAACGATTTTGCGGGCTGCGCGCCGACCGAAATTTCCGGCCTCAACCCAATCTCGATCGTCTGCAAGGTCAGCGAGGCAAACGGCCGCCCCGCGGTCAAGCTCTCCGACAATCCTCATAAGGCAACCGGAGACCCGAAAGAGGTCGAGCGTTACCTCAAATTCTTCGGCGCGGAGGACCGCACTGAGCAGACGGTTCTCGTCTGA